The Sciurus carolinensis chromosome 18, mSciCar1.2, whole genome shotgun sequence genome contains a region encoding:
- the LOC124969951 gene encoding LOW QUALITY PROTEIN: zinc finger protein 638-like (The sequence of the model RefSeq protein was modified relative to this genomic sequence to represent the inferred CDS: inserted 4 bases in 3 codons; deleted 1 base in 1 codon; substituted 1 base at 1 genomic stop codon) — translation MTDWNADPAPSPGPRMVLNPRLAYLMEDGFSSLILRILRNSVLIEERNIKGILEDSLSEAEDFFSGITQSVVEAVVEEDKQSVSEIVSSACVMTVESGICTGDEKIVSKKDISEKSNMDEKEENEINTKEARMDLQIGTEKDEKNEAKMVAEKLEKIKVAMKEKPAENTVIKACPNKGVGQTNEPDETGKTSMLAVSNVSSSKSNTKAAMVSSPKAKTTASKTENQKSFLKSVLRDQVNTEKKLSTKELGLLKSTRTGLAESRSKLKPTQSGVTRGGRGKISALQGKDSKLDYKEITKQSQETEARPSIMKRDDSNNKALSGQNTKNFKIPAGRSSKCKEEPLFPVNLDEFVTVDEVIGEVNSSQAKQNPLKGKRKEAFKNTPSSELNLKKKKKKKGKTSASRGVEGELSFVTLDEIGEEEDAAAQALVTVDEVIDEEELNMEEMVKNSNSLLTLDELIDQDDCISHSEPKDVTVLSVAEEQDLLKKECLVTXGEVEELPLNESADITFATLNAKGDEGNAVRDSIGFISSQMPEDPXTLVTIDEIQDDSSDLHLVTLDEITEENEDXLADFNNLKEELNFVTVDEVGEEEDGDSDLKVELAQSNNDGPLDKRGDRKKRAMDTKKTKLEALSQMGPVNENITEDLKTMIERHLAAEAPMKRIRIGGKAPPSEKTAAIESAKGEEAFQISEVDEESGLKDSEPDGKRKKIEDSCLGKSVTPDILEGKKAMTNHCKSTRHKQNTEKFMAKQRKEKEQNXAEERSSR, via the exons ATAGTGTACTTATAGAAGAAAGGAATATCAAAGGAATTCTAGAAGATTCTCTGTCTGAAGCAGAAGATTTCTTTTCTGGAATCACACAGTCTGTGGTAGAAGCCGTAGTTGAAGAGGACAAACAAAGTGTTTCAGAAATAGTGTCATCAGCTTGTGTTATGACTGTAGAATCAGGAATTTGCACTGGGGATGAGAAGATAGTGAGCAAAAAGGATATTTCAGAAAAAAGCAACATGGATGAAAAGGAGGAGAATGAAATTAATACCAAGGAAGCCAGAATGGATCTACAGATAGGAACAGAGAAGGATGAAAAGAATGAAGCTAAGATGGTTGCAGAAAAATTGGAGAAGATTAAGGTAGCAATGAAAGAAAAGCCTGCAGAGAACACTGTAATCAAGGCCTGCCCAAATAAAGGAGTGGGTCAGACCAATGAGCCTGATGAAACTGGTAAAACTAGTATGCTGGCTGTATCAAATGTATCTAGCAGTAAATCAAACACCAAGGCTGCTATGGTCTCTTCTCCTAAGGCAAAAACTACAGCgtcaaaaactgaaaatcagaaaagttttctaaaatctgTGCTCAGAGATCAagtaaatactgaaaagaaactttCAACCAAGGAACTTGGTCTACTTAAAAGTACCAGGACAGGCTTGGCAGAAAGCAGAAGTAAACTCAAACCCACTCAGAGTGGTGTTACCAGAGGAGGCCGTGGAAAGATCTCAGCCCTGCAAGGCAAGGATTCTAAACTGGATTACAAGGAAATAACCAAACAGTCTCAGGAAACAGAGGCTAGACCTTCCATCATGAAACGCGATGACAGCAACAATAAGGCTTTGTCTGGGCAAAacactaagaattttaaaatccccGCTGGTAGAAGTTCCAAATGTAAAGAGGAACCATTATTTCCAGTTAACTTGGATGAATTTGTTACTGTGGATGAGGTTATAGGAGAAGTGAATTCTTCTCAAGCCAAGCAGAATCCattaaagggaaaaaggaaagaagcttttaaaaatactccTTCCTCTGAacttaacttgaaaaaaaaaaaaaag aagaaagggaaaacctCTGCTTCTCGTGGTGTTGAGGGAGAATTATCTTTTGTAACGTTGGATGAGATTGGGGAAGAGGAAGATGCAGCTGCACAAGCTCTAGTCACTGTGGATGAAGTAATTGATGAAGAAGAACTAAATATGGAAGAAATggtaaaaaattcaaattcacttCTTACATTAGATGAATTAATTGACCAGGATGATTGCATTTCCCACAGTGAACCGAAAGATGTTACTGTTCTATCAGTGGCAGAAGAACAAGATCTTCTCAAAAAAGAATGCTTGGTAA GTGGAGAAGTAGAAGAGCTGCCTTTAAATGAGTCAGCAGACATAACTTTTGCCACCTTAAATGCTAAAGGAGATGAAGGAAATGCTGTAAGGGATTCCATTGGGTTCATTTCTTCTCAGATGCCAGAAGACC CTACTTTAGTCACTATAGATGAAATACAGGATGACAGCAGTGATTTGCATTTAGTGACTTTGGATGAAATAACTGAAGAGAATGAAGA TCTGGCTGATTTTAACAACCTTAAAGAAGAACTTAATTTTGTTACTGTTGATGAAGTTGGAGAGGAGGAAGATGGAGACAGTGATTTAAAAGTTGAATTAGCACAAAGCAATAATGATGGTCCTCTAGATAAAAGAGGAGATAGAAAGAAGAGAGCCATGGACACAAAGAAGACAAAACTTGAAGCCTTGTCCCAAATGGGTCCAGTAAATGAGAATATTACAGAAGATCTGAAAACCATGATTGAAAGACACTTAGCAGCTGAAGCACCAATGAAGAGAATTAGAattggtggtaaagcaccaccCTCAGAAAAAACTGCTGCAATAGAATCAGCAAAGGGTGAAGAGGCCTTCCAAATTAGTGAAGTCGATGAAGAATCTGGATTAAAGGATTCGGAACCAGATGGAAAACGCAAGAAGATTGAAGACTCTTGTTTAGGCAAATCAGTGACACCTGATATCCTAGAAG GTAAAAAAGCAATGACAAATCACTGCAAGAGTACACGTCATAAGCAAAATACAGAGAAATTCATGGCcaagcaaagaaaggaaaaggagcaaAATTAGGCTGAAGAAAGAAGCTCCAGGTGA